Proteins from one Malaya genurostris strain Urasoe2022 chromosome 2, Malgen_1.1, whole genome shotgun sequence genomic window:
- the LOC131430416 gene encoding sulfide:quinone oxidoreductase, mitochondrial isoform X2: protein MIFSYTWNHYYQPMFTLIGGGIKTLTDSFRPMGKVLPTLAKWLQDSATKFEPENNTVFTSKGDKIEYELLLVAVGVQLNYDKIPGLEEALSIPKSKVCSNYSPKYVNRTFEALKAFKAGNAIFTFPNTPVKCPGAPQKIMYIAEHYLRKSKKRQNATVIYNTSLPVLFGVKHYADALWKIVEKRNIKVNLRTNLVEVLPGQNKAVFQNLDKPEDKITTDYEFLHVTPPMGAPDALASCKSLVTDTGFVDVDKDTLQHTTFKNVFAIGDCSGSPNSKTAASVAAQSQVVYKNMMAVIEGQNPTRVFDGYASCPLVTGYNTCIMAEFDYSLTPLETFPIDQSKERYSMYLMKKDLMPPLYWHLLLNGLWNGPGFARKLMHFRI from the exons ATGATCTTCTCATATACATGG AATCACTACTACCAACCAATGTTCACTCTAATTGGAGGTGGAATAAAAACCTTGACTGACAGCTTTCGGCCTATGGGCAAAGTGTTGCCTACCCTCGCCAAATGGCTTCAAGATTCGGCAACAAAATTTGAACCAGAAAATAATACTGTTTTCACATCGAAGGGAGACAAAATTGAATATGAATTACTGCTGGTGGCCGTAGGTGTTCAACTGAACTATGATAAAATCCCCGGGCTGGAGGAGGCTCTCTCGATTCCGAAGAGCAAGGTTTGCTCAAATTACTCACCGAAGTATGTGAATCGTACGTTTGAAGCGCTAAAAGCTTTCAAAGCAGGGAATGCAATTTTTACCTTCCCGAATACTCCAGTAAAATGTCCCGGTGCTCCTCAGAAAATCATGTACATTGCAGAACACTACCTTCGGAAA TCAAAGAAAAGACAAAATGCAACCGTTATCTACAATACGTCTCTTCCAGTCCTATTTGGAGTCAAACACTACGCAGATGCTCTATGGAAAATAGTGGAAAAACGTAATATCAAAGTCAACCTACGAACTAATTTGGTTGAAGTTCTGCCTGGTCAAAATAAagctgtgtttcagaatttggatAAACCAGAAGACAAAATCACTactgat TATGAATTCCTGCATGTAACTCCTCCAATGGGTGCTCCAGATGCGCTAGCTAGTTGTAAGAGTCTCGTGACGGACACAGGGTTTGTAGATGTCGATAAGGACACTCTTCAGCATACCACTTTCAAAAATGTATTCGCTATTGGTGACTGCTCGGGATCTCCGAACTCCAAAACCGCTGCCTCCGTTG CTGCTCAATCGCAAGTAGTGtacaaaaatatgatggcagtAATAGAAGGACAAAATCCGACTCGAGTCTTTGATGGATACGCATCTTGTCCACTGGTCACCGGTTACAATACCTGCATCATGGCTGAATTCGACTACAGTCTGACGCCTCTGGAAACGTTCCCAATTGACCAAAGCAAGGAACGGTACTCGATGTATCTGATGAAAAAAGACCTTATGCCCCCACTCTACTGGCAtctgctattgaatggtttgtgGAATGGACCCGGCTTTGCTAGGAAATTGATgcattttagaatctag
- the LOC131431356 gene encoding seipin has product MTLGSIILTILDPLKIIRNYLLKPLAVTGIVFAEEYKRKTSAGVQSSKNIILKLIVVVLLGLSVVWASIFMYAYFYYTYMPTVSHVKDVYLSYSKCSADGCQKYPSDNVVLTKKQQLLMVGQPYRVILYLEMPESEQNDKTGMFTVCATMYDHTGEHTTKSCRLSMLHYKSDLLKIISTVVFAPLMILGYREEKQMVTVELFTHYEDNQIHPATNVDIAILSSSVQFYSAQLHITANFSGLRYLMFNWPILSAIIGITTNLFFILIVCVLSWYHWDDTEWLVDIKDRYQQIIKKSHTAAIEHLPVGPRRMVKPDDSAENVEDISSFKDDLGLAS; this is encoded by the exons ATGACACTCGGCAGCATCATACTGACCATATTAGACCCTCTGAAAATAATTCGCAATTATTTACTCAAACCATTAGCAGTTACAGGAATAGTATTTGCTGAGGAGTACAAACGTAAAACTAGTGCGGGAGTGCAATCGTCGAAAAACATTATCTTGAAACTGATCGTGGTTGTGCTGCTTGGACTGTCAGTCGTGTGGGCATCGATATTTATGTATGCTTACTTCTACTACACTTACATGCCTACGGTGTCGCACGTAAAAGATGTGTATCTCAGCTACAG CAAATGCAGTGCAGATGGATGTCAGAAGTACCCTTCGGATAACGTAGTACTGACGAAAAAGCAACAGTTGCTGATGGTTGGCCAACCATACCGAGTCATATTGTACCTAGAGATGCCAGAATCGGAACAAAACGATAAAACAG GCATGTTCACGGTTTGCGCAACGATGTATGATCATACCGGAGAGCACACGACAAAGTCCTGTAGACTTTCCATGCTTCACTACAAGTCCGACTTGCTAAAAATAATCTCAACGGTGGTGTTTGCTCCGCTTATGATTTTGGGTTACCGGGAGGAGAAACAGATGGTAACTGTAGAACTATTTACGCACTACGAAGACAACCAAATCCATCCGGCCACCAATGTGGACATTGCAATCCTTTCAAGCAGCGTTCAGTTCTACTCAGCACAGCTCCACATCACAGCCAACTTCTCGGGACTGCGGTACCTGATGTTCAATTGGCCCATCTTATCGGCTATCATCG GAATCACAACAAATTTGTTTTTCATACTAATTGTGTGCGTTCTCAGCTGGTACCATTGGGACGATACTGAATGGTTAGTCGACATAAAAGATCGGTATCAACAAATCATCAAAAAATCACATACTGCTGCTATTGAACATTTGCCAGTAGGACCAAGAAGGATGGTCAAGCCGGATGATTCAGCCGAGAACGTCGAGGATATTTCCAGTTTCAAAGACGATTTAGGATTAGCGAGCTGA